In Streptomyces hawaiiensis, one genomic interval encodes:
- a CDS encoding RidA family protein, translating to MTQRQAILSGSVFEERIGYARAVVDGDWVHVSGTTGFDYADMTISEDVVEQAGQCLRNIGAALEKAGCSFADVVRVRYLLPERDDFEPCWPVLRACFGEVRPAATMLVCGLADPRMKIEIEVYARRGSGGGALPLID from the coding sequence ATGACGCAGCGGCAGGCGATTCTCAGCGGTTCGGTGTTCGAGGAGCGGATCGGGTATGCCCGGGCCGTCGTGGACGGGGACTGGGTGCATGTGTCGGGGACGACCGGGTTCGACTACGCGGACATGACGATCTCCGAGGACGTGGTGGAGCAGGCCGGGCAGTGTCTGCGGAACATCGGGGCCGCGCTGGAGAAAGCCGGGTGTTCGTTCGCGGATGTCGTGCGGGTGCGGTACCTGCTGCCGGAGCGGGACGACTTCGAGCCGTGCTGGCCGGTGCTGCGCGCGTGCTTCGGTGAGGTGCGGCCGGCCGCGACGATGTTGGTGTGCGGGCTGGCGGACCCCCGTATGAAGATCGAGATCGAGGTGTACGCGCGGCGGGGAAGCGGTGGCGGGGCCCTGCCGTTGATCGACTGA
- a CDS encoding diadenosine tetraphosphate hydrolase translates to MVGTWRDDRIGSALRGENPAVMRRLDSGFAVIGDVQFLPGYSVLLTDDPSVQRLSELPRSGRLAFLDGMDRLGEAVERACRRVETGFRRVNLEILGNADGFLHAHVWPRYEWEPAELVRRPVWLYPPDMWAEERYALGVRHATLRDAIGEELDRLGRADMRTAPPGVG, encoded by the coding sequence GTGGTGGGTACGTGGCGCGACGACCGGATCGGGAGCGCCCTGCGGGGTGAGAACCCGGCGGTGATGAGGCGGCTGGACTCCGGGTTCGCGGTGATCGGGGATGTGCAGTTCCTGCCCGGCTATTCGGTGCTGCTGACCGATGATCCATCGGTGCAGCGGCTGTCGGAGCTGCCGCGGAGCGGGCGGCTGGCGTTCCTGGACGGCATGGACCGGCTGGGGGAAGCCGTCGAGCGGGCCTGTCGGCGGGTGGAGACGGGGTTCCGGCGGGTCAATCTGGAGATTCTCGGGAACGCCGACGGGTTCCTGCACGCGCATGTGTGGCCGCGGTACGAGTGGGAGCCCGCGGAGCTCGTGCGGCGGCCCGTGTGGCTGTATCCGCCGGACATGTGGGCCGAAGAGCGGTACGCGCTCGGGGTGCGGCACGCAACGTTGCGGGACGCCATCGGTGAGGAGCTGGATCGGCTCGGCCGGGCAGACATGCGGACGGCCCCACCCGGAGTCGGGTGA
- a CDS encoding citrate synthase 2 → MSDFVPGLEGVIAFETEIAEPDKEGGALRYRGVDIEDLVGHVSFGNVWGLLVDGAFNPGLPPAEPFPIPVHSGDIRVDVQSALAMLAPVWGLKPLLDIDGEEAREDLARAAVMALSYVAQSARGQGLPMVPQREIDKAQSVVERFMIRWRGEPDPKHVAAVDAYWTSAAEHGMNASTFTARVIASTGADVAAALSGAVGAMSGPLHGGAPSRVLGMIEEIERTGDAEAYVRNALDKGERLMGFGHRVYRAEDPRARVLRRTARELGAPRFEVAEALEKAALTELHARRPDRVLATNVEFWAAIVLDFAEVPAHMFTSMFTCARTAGWSAHILEQKRTGRLVRPSARYVGPGTRDPREIEGYEAITH, encoded by the coding sequence ATGTCCGACTTCGTACCCGGGCTCGAGGGAGTCATCGCGTTCGAGACGGAGATCGCCGAACCGGACAAGGAGGGCGGCGCACTCCGGTACCGGGGCGTCGACATCGAGGACCTCGTCGGTCATGTCTCGTTCGGCAACGTCTGGGGCCTGCTCGTCGACGGCGCCTTCAATCCTGGCCTGCCGCCCGCCGAGCCCTTCCCCATCCCCGTGCACTCCGGCGACATCCGCGTCGACGTCCAGTCCGCCCTGGCCATGCTCGCGCCGGTCTGGGGCCTCAAACCCCTCCTCGACATCGACGGCGAGGAGGCCCGCGAGGACCTGGCCCGAGCGGCCGTCATGGCCCTGTCCTACGTCGCCCAGTCCGCCCGCGGGCAGGGCCTGCCGATGGTCCCGCAGCGGGAGATCGACAAGGCCCAGTCCGTCGTCGAACGCTTCATGATCCGCTGGCGGGGCGAGCCGGACCCCAAGCACGTGGCGGCCGTGGACGCGTACTGGACGAGCGCCGCGGAGCACGGCATGAACGCGTCCACGTTCACGGCGAGGGTCATCGCGTCCACCGGCGCCGACGTCGCAGCGGCGCTCTCCGGCGCGGTGGGCGCGATGTCAGGCCCGCTGCACGGCGGCGCCCCTTCGCGGGTCCTCGGCATGATCGAGGAGATCGAACGCACGGGCGACGCGGAGGCCTACGTCAGGAACGCGCTCGACAAGGGCGAGCGCCTCATGGGCTTCGGCCACCGCGTCTACCGCGCCGAGGACCCCAGGGCCAGGGTCCTGCGCCGTACGGCCCGCGAACTGGGAGCCCCCCGCTTCGAGGTCGCCGAGGCCCTGGAGAAGGCGGCCCTCACGGAACTCCACGCCCGCCGCCCCGACCGCGTCCTCGCCACGAACGTCGAGTTCTGGGCGGCCATCGTCCTGGACTTCGCCGAGGTCCCGGCGCACATGTTCACGTCCATGTTCACCTGCGCACGCACGGCCGGCTGGTCCGCCCACATCCTGGAGCAGAAGCGCACCGGCCGCCTGGTCCGCCCCTCGGCCCGCTACGTGGGCCCGGGCACCCGCGACCCCCGAGAGATCGAGGGCTACGAGGCCATCACCCACTGA
- the pdxH gene encoding pyridoxamine 5'-phosphate oxidase codes for MTDRDDVPFDLASMRKQYRAEGLSETELAATPVEQFARWFQQAATDGGLFEPNAMIVSTADAEGRPSARTVLLKHFDEQGFVFYTNYDSRKARDLAENPYVSLLFPWHPMARQVIVTGVARRTGRDETAAYFRTRPHGSQLGAWASAQSSVISTRADIDGAYAELAARYPEGEQVPVPPNWGGFRVAPQSVEFWQGRENRLHDRLRYVEQADGSWRVERLSP; via the coding sequence GTGACCGACCGCGACGACGTCCCTTTCGATCTGGCTTCGATGCGCAAGCAGTACCGGGCCGAGGGGCTCTCCGAGACCGAGCTGGCCGCCACGCCCGTCGAGCAGTTCGCCCGCTGGTTCCAACAGGCCGCGACGGACGGCGGGCTGTTCGAGCCGAACGCCATGATCGTCTCGACGGCCGACGCCGAGGGGCGGCCCAGCGCCCGTACGGTGCTGCTGAAGCACTTCGACGAGCAGGGCTTCGTCTTCTACACGAACTACGACTCCCGCAAGGCGCGTGACCTGGCGGAGAACCCGTACGTCTCGCTGCTGTTCCCCTGGCACCCGATGGCCCGGCAGGTCATCGTCACCGGGGTCGCCCGGCGCACCGGCCGGGACGAGACGGCGGCGTACTTCCGGACCCGGCCGCACGGCTCACAGCTGGGGGCGTGGGCCAGCGCCCAGTCCTCGGTGATCTCCACCCGCGCCGACATCGACGGCGCGTACGCCGAGCTGGCCGCCCGCTACCCGGAGGGCGAGCAGGTGCCGGTGCCGCCGAACTGGGGCGGTTTCCGGGTGGCCCCGCAGTCGGTGGAGTTCTGGCAGGGGCGGGAGAACCGGCTGCACGACCGGTTGCGGTACGTGGAGCAGGCGGACGGGAGCTGGCGGGTGGAGCGGCTCAGTCCGTGA
- a CDS encoding TetR/AcrR family transcriptional regulator, translating into MGGVSTVDRAERVPKQDRSRATRQRLLEAAVSCLAEHGWAGSTVSVVAERAGVSRGAAQHHFPTREDLFTAAVEYVAEERSTALRALFPEGAAGDRHAVVAALVDLYTGPLFRAALHLWVAASNEEQLRPRVTELESRVGRETHRIAVDLLAADESVPGVRETVQGLLDMARGLGLANLLTDDAARRERVVAQWAGLLEEMLG; encoded by the coding sequence ATGGGTGGTGTGAGCACGGTCGACCGTGCGGAGAGAGTCCCCAAGCAGGACCGCAGCCGGGCCACCCGGCAGCGGCTCCTGGAAGCGGCCGTGTCCTGCCTCGCCGAACACGGCTGGGCGGGTTCCACCGTCTCCGTCGTCGCCGAACGCGCCGGCGTCTCCCGCGGCGCCGCCCAGCACCACTTCCCGACCCGCGAGGACCTCTTCACGGCCGCCGTCGAGTACGTCGCCGAGGAACGCTCCACGGCCCTGCGCGCCCTGTTCCCCGAGGGCGCGGCCGGAGACCGTCACGCCGTCGTCGCGGCCCTGGTCGACCTCTACACGGGGCCGTTGTTCCGCGCGGCCCTCCACCTCTGGGTCGCCGCCTCCAACGAGGAACAGCTCCGCCCCCGCGTCACCGAACTCGAATCCCGCGTCGGCCGCGAGACCCACCGCATAGCCGTCGACCTCCTCGCCGCCGACGAATCCGTCCCCGGCGTCCGCGAAACCGTCCAGGGCCTCCTCGACATGGCCCGCGGCCTGGGCCTGGCCAACCTCCTCACGGACGACGCGGCCCGCCGGGAACGCGTGGTGGCGCAGTGGGCGGGGCTGCTTGAGGAGATGCTGGGCTGA
- a CDS encoding enoyl-CoA hydratase family protein — protein MTLIARTRARAVETLSLDSPQNRNALSAALVGELAGALTDAGKDSAVRAIVLTHSGNTFSAGADLKDPPPPEALAALLRQIIELPKPVVARVTGHVRAGGLGLLAACDIAAASTAATFAFTEVRIGVAPAVISLPLLPRTNPRALSRYYLTGERFDATEATATGLLTTCADDVDTALAPILEGLRKSAPGALAETKRLLTARVLEAFDRDAADLTALSARLFSSPQAREGMTAFLERRDPAWVV, from the coding sequence ATGACGTTGATCGCCCGCACCCGCGCGCGTGCCGTGGAAACCCTGTCCCTCGACTCACCGCAGAACCGCAACGCCCTCTCGGCGGCCCTGGTCGGCGAACTGGCCGGCGCGCTCACCGACGCCGGCAAGGACAGCGCCGTCCGCGCGATCGTCCTCACCCACAGCGGCAACACGTTCAGCGCGGGCGCCGACCTGAAGGACCCCCCGCCCCCCGAGGCGCTGGCCGCCCTGCTGCGGCAGATCATCGAGCTGCCCAAGCCGGTCGTCGCCCGCGTCACCGGCCACGTCCGCGCGGGCGGCCTCGGCCTCCTCGCCGCCTGCGACATCGCGGCCGCGTCCACGGCGGCCACCTTCGCCTTCACCGAGGTCCGCATCGGGGTCGCCCCCGCGGTCATCTCCCTCCCGCTCCTGCCCCGCACGAACCCGCGCGCCCTGTCCCGCTACTACCTCACCGGCGAACGCTTCGACGCGACGGAAGCGACAGCGACCGGCCTGCTCACCACCTGCGCCGACGACGTCGACACGGCCCTGGCCCCCATCCTGGAAGGCCTGCGCAAGTCCGCCCCCGGCGCCCTGGCCGAGACGAAACGGCTGCTCACGGCTAGGGTGCTGGAAGCCTTCGACCGGGACGCCGCCGACCTGACCGCGCTCTCGGCCCGGCTGTTCTCCTCCCCGCAGGCCCGCGAGGGGATGACGGCCTTCCTCGAACGACGGGATCCGGCATGGGTGGTGTGA
- a CDS encoding 4-coumarate--CoA ligase family protein yields MFRSEYADVPPVELPIHDAVLARAAEFGDIPALIDGTDGTTLTYEQVDRFHRRVAAALAEAGVRKGDVLALHSPNTIAFPTAFYAATRAGATVTTVHPLATADEFAKQLRDSAARWIVTVSPLLDIARRAAELAGGIREIFVCDSASGHRSLIDMLASAAPEPQVAIDPAEDIAALPYSSGTTGVPKGVMLTHRQIATNLAQLHPAVPAAPGDRVLAVLPFFHIYGLTALMNAPLRQGATVVVLPRFDLEQFLAAIQNHRITALYVAPPIVLALTKHPAVTQYDLSSLKYIISAAAPLDARLAAACSQRLGLPPVGQAYGMTELSPGTHVVPLDAMSDAPPGTVGKLIAGTEMRIVSLDDPGKDLPAGESGEILIRGPQIMKGYLGRPDATTAMIDPDGWLHTGDVGHVDADGWLFVVDRVKELIKYKGFQVAPAELEALLLTHPGITDAAVIGRYDADGNEVPHAYVVRRPSAADLTEAEIMMYVAERVAPYKRIRHVTFIVGVPRAASGKILRRQLRKSA; encoded by the coding sequence ATGTTCCGCAGCGAGTACGCAGACGTCCCGCCCGTCGAACTGCCCATCCACGACGCGGTCCTGGCCCGGGCCGCCGAGTTCGGCGACATCCCGGCGCTGATCGACGGCACGGACGGCACCACCCTCACGTACGAACAGGTGGACCGGTTCCACCGGCGCGTCGCCGCCGCCCTCGCCGAGGCCGGTGTCCGCAAGGGCGACGTCCTCGCCCTGCACAGCCCCAACACCATCGCCTTCCCGACCGCCTTCTACGCGGCCACGCGCGCGGGTGCCACCGTCACCACCGTGCACCCGCTCGCCACCGCCGACGAGTTCGCCAAGCAACTGCGGGACTCGGCGGCCCGCTGGATCGTCACCGTGTCACCGCTGCTGGACATCGCGCGCCGGGCCGCCGAACTCGCGGGCGGGATACGCGAGATCTTCGTCTGCGACAGCGCGAGCGGCCACCGCTCCCTGATCGACATGCTGGCCTCGGCGGCCCCCGAGCCCCAGGTCGCCATCGACCCCGCCGAGGACATCGCGGCCCTGCCGTACTCCTCCGGGACCACCGGCGTCCCCAAGGGCGTGATGCTCACCCACCGGCAGATCGCCACCAACCTCGCCCAGCTCCACCCGGCGGTCCCCGCGGCCCCGGGAGACCGGGTGCTGGCGGTGCTGCCGTTCTTCCACATCTACGGCCTCACCGCCCTGATGAACGCACCGCTCCGGCAGGGCGCCACGGTCGTCGTCCTGCCCCGCTTCGACCTGGAGCAGTTCCTCGCGGCCATCCAGAACCATCGCATCACGGCCCTGTACGTGGCCCCGCCGATCGTCCTGGCCCTCACCAAGCACCCGGCCGTCACGCAGTACGACCTGTCGTCCCTGAAGTACATCATCAGCGCCGCCGCGCCCCTGGACGCCCGCCTCGCCGCCGCCTGCTCCCAGCGCCTGGGCCTGCCGCCCGTCGGACAGGCCTACGGCATGACGGAACTGTCGCCCGGCACGCACGTCGTCCCCCTGGACGCCATGAGCGACGCCCCGCCCGGAACCGTCGGCAAGCTCATCGCCGGAACCGAGATGCGCATCGTCTCCCTCGACGACCCCGGCAAGGACCTGCCCGCGGGCGAATCCGGCGAGATCCTCATCCGCGGCCCGCAGATCATGAAGGGCTACCTCGGCCGCCCCGACGCCACCACCGCGATGATCGACCCCGACGGCTGGCTGCACACCGGGGACGTGGGCCATGTCGACGCGGACGGCTGGCTGTTCGTCGTCGACCGGGTCAAGGAACTCATCAAGTACAAGGGCTTCCAGGTGGCCCCCGCCGAGCTGGAGGCCCTCCTCCTCACCCACCCCGGCATCACCGACGCCGCCGTCATCGGCAGGTACGACGCCGACGGCAACGAGGTCCCGCACGCGTACGTGGTCCGCCGGCCGTCCGCCGCGGACCTGACCGAGGCGGAGATCATGATGTACGTCGCCGAGCGCGTGGCCCCCTACAAGCGGATCCGCCACGTCACCTTCATCGTCGGCGTGCCCCGCGCGGCCTCCGGCAAGATCCTCCGCCGACAGCTCAGGAAGAGCGCATGA
- a CDS encoding acyl-CoA dehydrogenase family protein codes for MPTIETDDHKALREAVAALGKRHGRGGDTEQLWSDAGKLGYLGVNLPEEYGGGGGGICELSIVLEELGAAGCPLLMLVVSPAICGTVMARFGTDAQKQQWLPGLADGTRLMAFGITEPDAGSNSHRITTTARRDPDTGGWLLTGRKVFISGVDIADATLIVGRTEDARTGRLKPCLFIVPRDTPGFTRRPIDMELHAAEKQFELVLDDVRLPADALVGDEDAGLLQLFAGLNPERVMTAAFAIGMGRYALAKAIEYARERTVWNTPIGAHQAIAHPLAQAHIDLELARLMMQRAAALYDAGDDPGAGEAANMAKYAAGEACVKAVDQAVHTLGGNGLTREYGLASLITAARVARIAPVSREMILNYVSHQTLGLPKSY; via the coding sequence ATGCCCACGATCGAAACCGACGACCACAAGGCCCTGCGAGAAGCCGTCGCCGCACTCGGCAAACGCCACGGCCGCGGAGGCGACACCGAGCAACTCTGGTCCGACGCGGGCAAACTCGGCTACCTGGGCGTCAATCTCCCCGAGGAGTACGGAGGCGGCGGCGGAGGGATCTGCGAACTCTCCATCGTCCTCGAAGAGCTCGGCGCTGCCGGCTGCCCCCTCCTGATGCTGGTGGTCTCACCCGCCATCTGCGGCACGGTGATGGCCCGCTTCGGCACGGACGCCCAGAAACAACAGTGGCTCCCGGGCCTCGCCGACGGCACCCGCCTCATGGCCTTCGGCATCACCGAACCCGACGCCGGCTCCAACAGCCACCGCATCACCACCACGGCCCGCCGTGACCCAGACACCGGAGGCTGGCTCCTCACCGGCCGCAAGGTCTTCATCTCCGGCGTGGACATCGCGGACGCCACCCTCATCGTCGGCCGCACCGAAGACGCCCGCACCGGCCGCCTCAAGCCCTGCCTCTTCATCGTCCCGCGCGACACCCCCGGCTTCACCCGCCGTCCCATCGACATGGAACTCCACGCCGCGGAGAAGCAGTTCGAACTGGTCCTGGACGACGTACGGCTGCCCGCCGACGCCCTGGTCGGCGACGAGGACGCGGGACTCCTCCAGCTCTTCGCCGGCCTGAACCCCGAACGCGTCATGACGGCCGCCTTCGCGATCGGCATGGGCCGCTACGCCCTCGCGAAGGCCATCGAGTACGCCCGCGAGCGCACCGTCTGGAACACGCCCATCGGCGCCCACCAGGCCATCGCCCACCCCCTCGCCCAGGCGCACATCGACCTCGAACTCGCCCGCCTGATGATGCAGAGGGCCGCCGCCCTCTACGACGCGGGCGACGACCCGGGCGCCGGAGAGGCCGCCAACATGGCGAAGTACGCCGCCGGTGAGGCCTGCGTGAAGGCGGTCGACCAGGCCGTGCACACCCTCGGCGGCAACGGCCTCACGCGCGAGTACGGCCTCGCCTCGCTGATAACGGCCGCACGCGTGGCTCGTATTGCCCCGGTGAGCCGGGAGATGATTCTCAACTACGTCTCCCACCAGACTCTCGGCCTGCCCAAGTCGTACTGA
- a CDS encoding acetyl/propionyl/methylcrotonyl-CoA carboxylase subunit alpha, which translates to MFSTLLVANRGEIACRVFRTCRDLGIRTVAVHSEADAGALHARVADASVRLPGEAPADTYLRGDLIVKAAVAAGADAVHPGYGFLSENAGFARAVLDAGLVWIGPPPRAIEAMASKTRAKQLMGIQPLTEVTEVTESDLPVLVKAAAGGGGRGMRVVRHLADLEAELAAARAEAASAFGDGEVFVEPYVENGRHVEVQILADTHGTVRPLGTRDCSLQRRHQKVIEEAPAPGLSAALQDELCALAVRAARAVDYVGAGTVEFLVADGQAHFLEMNTRLQVEHPVTEAVFGIDLVAEQIRIAEGHPLETDPPRARGHAVEARLYAEDPARDWSPQTGTLHRLSVPESVRLDTGYTDGDTIGVHYDPMLAKVVAHAPTRTEAVRKLASALERAVIHGPVTNRDLLVRSLRHPEFTAARMDTGFYDRHLPDLTEPSPDPHAPLAAALADAHGRSRFGGWRNVPSAPQTKRYLMAGQEHEARYRHTRQGLEADGVRVVHADPRLVILDVAGVERKYQVTHYGSQVHVNTTALTALPRFPDPAAQHAPGSLLAPMPGTVVRVADGLTAGTPVKAGEPLLWLEAMKMQHKITAPATGTLTDLCVVLGQQVEPGALLAVVKEAP; encoded by the coding sequence ATGTTTTCCACCCTGCTGGTCGCCAACCGGGGCGAGATCGCCTGCCGCGTCTTCCGCACCTGCCGCGACCTGGGCATCCGCACCGTCGCCGTGCACTCGGAGGCCGACGCCGGCGCCCTCCACGCACGCGTGGCCGACGCGAGCGTACGACTTCCGGGGGAGGCCCCCGCCGACACCTATCTGCGCGGCGACCTGATCGTCAAGGCCGCCGTCGCGGCCGGCGCGGACGCCGTGCACCCCGGCTACGGCTTCCTCTCCGAGAACGCCGGCTTCGCCCGGGCCGTCCTGGACGCGGGCCTCGTCTGGATCGGCCCGCCCCCGCGGGCCATCGAGGCGATGGCCTCCAAGACCCGTGCCAAGCAGCTCATGGGCATCCAGCCTCTCACCGAGGTCACCGAGGTCACCGAGTCCGATCTGCCCGTGCTGGTGAAGGCGGCGGCGGGCGGCGGCGGCCGTGGCATGCGCGTCGTACGGCACCTGGCGGACCTGGAGGCCGAGCTGGCCGCCGCCCGCGCGGAAGCGGCGAGTGCCTTCGGCGACGGCGAGGTCTTCGTCGAGCCGTACGTGGAGAACGGCCGCCACGTCGAGGTGCAGATCCTCGCCGACACCCACGGCACGGTCCGGCCGCTCGGCACCCGCGACTGCTCCCTGCAGCGCCGCCACCAGAAGGTGATCGAGGAGGCCCCCGCGCCCGGCCTGTCCGCCGCCCTTCAAGACGAGCTGTGCGCTCTGGCCGTGCGGGCCGCCCGGGCCGTGGACTACGTGGGCGCCGGAACGGTCGAGTTCCTCGTCGCCGACGGCCAGGCGCACTTCCTGGAGATGAACACCCGCCTCCAGGTGGAACACCCCGTCACGGAGGCCGTCTTCGGCATCGACCTGGTGGCGGAGCAGATCCGCATCGCCGAGGGCCACCCCCTCGAAACCGACCCTCCACGCGCGCGTGGCCATGCCGTGGAGGCCCGCCTGTACGCCGAGGACCCCGCCCGCGACTGGTCCCCGCAGACGGGCACCCTGCACCGTCTCTCCGTCCCCGAGTCGGTCCGCCTGGACACGGGCTACACCGACGGCGACACGATCGGCGTTCACTACGACCCCATGCTCGCCAAGGTCGTAGCTCACGCCCCCACCCGCACGGAAGCCGTCCGCAAGCTCGCCTCCGCCCTGGAACGCGCCGTGATCCACGGCCCCGTCACCAACCGCGACCTCCTGGTCCGCTCCCTGCGCCACCCCGAGTTCACCGCGGCCCGCATGGACACCGGCTTCTACGACCGGCACCTGCCGGACCTGACCGAGCCGTCCCCCGACCCCCACGCCCCCCTGGCAGCCGCCCTCGCCGACGCCCACGGTCGCTCCCGCTTCGGCGGCTGGCGCAACGTCCCCTCAGCACCGCAGACCAAGCGGTACCTGATGGCGGGCCAGGAGCACGAGGCCCGCTACCGGCACACCAGGCAGGGGCTGGAGGCGGACGGGGTGCGCGTGGTGCACGCCGACCCGCGTCTGGTCATCCTCGACGTGGCCGGGGTGGAGCGGAAGTACCAGGTCACCCACTACGGCAGCCAGGTCCACGTCAACACCACCGCCCTGACCGCCCTGCCGCGCTTCCCCGACCCCGCCGCCCAGCACGCCCCCGGCTCCCTCCTGGCCCCCATGCCGGGCACGGTCGTCCGAGTCGCCGACGGCCTCACGGCAGGCACACCGGTGAAGGCGGGCGAGCCCCTCCTCTGGCTGGAGGCGATGAAGATGCAGCACAAGATCACAGCACCGGCGACGGGAACGCTGACCGACCTGTGCGTCGTACTCGGACAACAGGTGGAGCCGGGCGCGCTTCTGGCAGTGGTGAAGGAGGCCCCGTAA
- a CDS encoding acyl-CoA carboxylase subunit beta: MTVLTAALDPAGPDHRANREAMLAKLAELDAEHAKALAGGGEKYVARHRGRGKLLARERIELLLDPDTPFLELSPLAAWGSDHTVGASLVTGIGVVEGVECLITANDPTVRGGASNPWSLKKALRANDIALTNRLPCISLVESGGADLPSQKEIFIPGGAIFRDLTRLSAAGIPTVAVVFGNSTAGGAYIPGMSDHVIMVKERAKVFLGGPPLVKMATGEESDDESLGGAEMHARVSGLADHFAVDEPDALRQARRVVARLNHRKAYEDPGPAEPPQYDAEELLGIVPGDLKSPFDPREVIARIVDASDFDEFKPLYGTSLTTGWATLHGYPVGVLANARGVLFSEESQKAAQFIQLANQRDIPLLFLHNTTGYMVGREYEQGGIIKHGAMMINAVSNSKVPHLSVLMGASYGAGHYGMCGRAYDPRFLFAWPSAKSAVMGPQQLAGVLSIVARQSAAAKGRPYDEEADAALRAMVEQQIESESLPMFLSGRLYDDGVIDPRDTRTVLGLCLSAIHTAPYEGARGGFGVFRM; the protein is encoded by the coding sequence GTGACCGTCCTGACCGCCGCGCTCGACCCCGCGGGACCCGACCACCGGGCCAACCGCGAGGCCATGCTCGCCAAGCTCGCCGAACTCGACGCCGAGCACGCCAAGGCCCTCGCGGGCGGCGGCGAGAAGTACGTCGCACGGCACCGGGGGCGCGGCAAGCTCCTCGCCCGCGAGCGCATCGAGCTGCTCCTCGACCCCGACACGCCCTTCCTGGAGCTGTCCCCGCTGGCCGCCTGGGGCAGCGACCACACCGTCGGCGCGTCCCTCGTCACCGGCATCGGTGTCGTCGAGGGCGTGGAGTGTTTGATCACCGCCAACGACCCGACCGTGCGCGGTGGCGCGAGCAACCCCTGGTCACTGAAGAAGGCCCTGCGCGCCAACGACATCGCCCTCACCAACCGGCTGCCCTGCATCAGCCTGGTGGAGTCCGGGGGCGCCGACCTGCCCTCCCAGAAGGAGATCTTCATCCCCGGCGGTGCCATCTTCCGGGACCTCACCCGGCTCTCCGCCGCCGGCATCCCGACCGTCGCGGTCGTCTTCGGCAACTCCACCGCCGGCGGCGCCTACATCCCCGGCATGTCCGACCACGTGATCATGGTCAAGGAGCGGGCGAAGGTGTTCCTCGGCGGTCCGCCGCTGGTGAAGATGGCGACGGGGGAGGAGAGCGACGACGAATCCCTGGGCGGCGCCGAGATGCACGCGCGCGTGTCGGGCCTCGCGGACCACTTCGCCGTCGACGAGCCGGACGCGCTGCGGCAGGCCCGCCGCGTGGTCGCCCGCCTCAACCACCGCAAGGCGTACGAGGATCCGGGCCCCGCCGAGCCGCCCCAGTACGACGCGGAGGAGCTTCTGGGTATCGTCCCGGGCGACCTGAAGAGCCCCTTCGACCCGCGCGAGGTCATCGCCCGCATCGTCGACGCCTCCGATTTCGACGAGTTCAAGCCCCTGTACGGGACGAGCCTGACGACCGGCTGGGCGACCCTGCACGGCTACCCGGTGGGGGTGCTGGCGAACGCCCGGGGCGTGCTCTTCAGCGAGGAGTCCCAGAAGGCCGCCCAGTTCATCCAGCTCGCCAACCAGCGCGACATCCCCCTGCTCTTCCTGCACAACACCACCGGCTACATGGTCGGCAGGGAGTACGAGCAGGGCGGCATCATCAAACACGGCGCGATGATGATCAACGCCGTCAGCAACTCGAAGGTCCCGCATCTGTCCGTGCTGATGGGCGCCTCCTACGGAGCCGGCCACTACGGCATGTGCGGCAGGGCCTACGACCCCCGCTTCCTCTTCGCCTGGCCCAGCGCCAAGTCGGCCGTGATGGGCCCGCAGCAGCTCGCGGGCGTGCTGTCGATCGTCGCCCGCCAGTCGGCCGCCGCCAAGGGGCGGCCCTACGACGAGGAGGCGGACGCGGCACTGCGCGCCATGGTGGAGCAGCAGATCGAGTCCGAGTCGCTGCCGATGTTCCTGTCCGGGCGGCTGTACGACGACGGCGTCATCGACCCGCGCGACACCCGCACCGTCCTCGGCCTGTGCCTGTCCGCGATCCACACCGCCCCTTACGAGGGCGCGCGCGGCGGCTTCGGCGTCTTCCGGATGTGA